The Corynebacterium pseudopelargi genome contains a region encoding:
- a CDS encoding GNAT family N-acetyltransferase: protein MQITALRIPHATLLPWEALAKHPDIEQISEELLRSCLDAQTQRFTTIPAEYTLAMAKAFLRTPALRWAIMHEGRYSGNVELRKEAPGRYSMGYNLAPWARGKGLMRMAAREVADYALHHGAHTIEISTMKDNAASKAVAQAIGARLVHEGDMWEYELTQEMLGA, encoded by the coding sequence ATGCAGATCACTGCCTTGCGCATCCCTCATGCCACGCTCTTGCCCTGGGAGGCGCTGGCCAAGCACCCGGATATCGAGCAGATCAGCGAGGAGCTGCTGCGTAGTTGCCTCGATGCTCAAACCCAAAGATTTACCACTATCCCCGCTGAGTACACCCTAGCGATGGCCAAAGCCTTTCTTCGCACCCCCGCCTTGCGTTGGGCCATCATGCATGAAGGGCGCTATAGCGGCAATGTTGAGCTGCGCAAAGAAGCACCTGGGCGTTATTCCATGGGTTATAACCTCGCTCCTTGGGCACGAGGTAAAGGGCTAATGCGCATGGCCGCCCGGGAGGTGGCGGACTATGCGCTGCACCATGGTGCCCACACCATCGAGATCAGCACCATGAAAGACAATGCGGCATCCAAAGCTGTTGCCCAAGCCATTGGTGCAAGGTTGGTCCATGAGGGCGATATGTGGGAATACGAGCTCACCCAAGAGATGCTCGGAGCATAA
- a CDS encoding GNAT family N-acetyltransferase, whose product MPDKDFVIRPLRRADFGQVQQIYLLGLETGNASYEVEAPSWERFSKAKIPETLFVAVEADNDEKVIGWVAAAPISTRSVFHGVVEDSIYIHPDARGRGVAGALVDKLIEVCISLNKWSIHSWIFPENVGSAKLHESRGFEKVGTLRHLAKMTYGEFKGQWRDTDIWEKLLPKPEIDDETAAALDKD is encoded by the coding sequence ATGCCAGATAAGGACTTCGTCATTCGTCCGCTGCGCCGGGCCGACTTTGGCCAGGTGCAGCAAATTTATTTGCTCGGGCTGGAAACCGGAAACGCCTCGTACGAAGTGGAGGCGCCGAGCTGGGAGCGCTTTTCTAAAGCCAAAATCCCCGAAACACTCTTTGTGGCTGTCGAAGCAGACAACGACGAAAAAGTGATTGGGTGGGTTGCCGCAGCTCCCATTTCCACCCGAAGCGTATTCCACGGAGTGGTGGAAGATTCCATTTATATCCACCCCGATGCCCGCGGCCGCGGTGTTGCCGGCGCATTGGTGGATAAGTTGATCGAAGTGTGTATCAGCTTGAATAAATGGTCCATTCACTCGTGGATCTTCCCGGAAAATGTTGGTTCCGCCAAGCTGCACGAATCCCGAGGATTTGAAAAGGTGGGCACCTTACGCCACCTAGCCAAAATGACCTACGGGGAATTCAAAGGCCAGTGGCGTGATACCGATATTTGGGAAAAGCTTCTGCCAAAGCCCGAGATCGACGATGAAACAGCAGCCGCGCTAGACAAAGACTAG
- a CDS encoding LysR family transcriptional regulator substrate-binding protein, whose product MLRLSFVTGTEPDKWFQRFNERTYHGGVTPSGSDDPVEELFSGNADLALVRLPDARVEQAQDDLHIVRLYEEAPGVALPVDHTMTLLDALSPEELEGEKVMASYQGPSHVQEIRDGLQVVAANVGIVFAPRPLLKVLCGKKVEHRGYSGQAHPETTIALVWFKDRDAEDIQDFVGIAKGRRANSSRQIKTKKSATSKAIRKREVTQKPKAGRRLNKKKQRRRGGKR is encoded by the coding sequence ATGCTTCGACTGAGCTTCGTTACTGGCACCGAACCCGATAAGTGGTTCCAAAGATTCAATGAGCGCACCTACCACGGTGGGGTGACGCCTTCTGGTAGCGACGATCCCGTCGAAGAGCTCTTCAGCGGCAACGCCGATCTCGCCCTGGTGCGCTTGCCGGATGCCCGCGTCGAGCAAGCTCAAGACGATCTCCATATCGTGCGCCTCTACGAAGAAGCTCCAGGCGTGGCCTTGCCCGTAGACCACACCATGACCTTGCTGGATGCCTTAAGCCCTGAGGAGCTTGAGGGAGAAAAGGTGATGGCCAGCTATCAAGGGCCAAGCCATGTCCAAGAAATCCGCGACGGACTACAAGTAGTAGCAGCCAACGTTGGCATTGTCTTTGCCCCGAGGCCGTTGCTGAAGGTGCTGTGCGGCAAAAAGGTTGAGCACCGCGGCTATAGCGGCCAGGCGCACCCAGAAACCACCATCGCCTTAGTGTGGTTCAAAGATCGCGATGCTGAGGATATTCAAGATTTCGTAGGCATTGCCAAGGGGCGGCGAGCGAATTCTTCGCGCCAGATCAAGACCAAAAAGTCTGCGACATCCAAGGCCATACGCAAGCGTGAAGTGACCCAAAAACCCAAGGCAGGCAGGCGTCTCAATAAGAAGAAGCAACGCAGGCGGGGTGGAAAGCGATAG
- a CDS encoding DUF5997 family protein, producing MKPQTAAKKLGIYLPAAPEEFQQSALTHDEFNELQHTPPEWLQELRRNGPHPRPVVAQKLGITIAALKRNDMDKPLTTAEIKALLENQPEWLRKARTALAEQREEQSNDAE from the coding sequence ATGAAGCCCCAAACCGCCGCAAAAAAGCTCGGCATCTACCTGCCTGCGGCTCCTGAAGAATTCCAGCAGTCTGCACTGACTCACGATGAATTCAATGAGCTGCAACATACGCCCCCAGAGTGGCTCCAGGAGCTTCGCCGTAACGGCCCGCACCCGCGTCCGGTGGTGGCGCAGAAACTGGGCATTACTATCGCGGCCTTAAAGCGCAACGATATGGATAAGCCGCTTACGACCGCCGAGATTAAGGCACTGCTGGAAAACCAGCCAGAGTGGCTGCGCAAGGCTCGCACTGCCTTGGCCGAGCAGCGTGAAGAACAATCCAACGACGCTGAGTAG
- a CDS encoding transcriptional regulator, producing the protein MAQLDPLIHPIQRLAICATLYGAGAVEGLNEMRFSKLAEATALSPSALSKHLRALEEAGYLSKFREIGSTRADDVLWLQLSHAGRDAYKEHMAALEGLEKEQHPQNQSVRVQQKRG; encoded by the coding sequence ATGGCTCAGCTTGATCCACTGATCCACCCGATTCAGCGCCTCGCTATTTGTGCCACGCTCTATGGCGCAGGTGCTGTGGAGGGTTTGAATGAGATGCGCTTTTCTAAGCTCGCAGAAGCTACAGCGCTTTCTCCCAGCGCCTTATCCAAACACCTTCGAGCTTTAGAAGAAGCCGGATACTTGTCCAAATTCCGCGAAATCGGCTCGACTCGCGCTGATGACGTGCTGTGGTTACAGCTCAGTCACGCAGGCCGCGATGCCTACAAAGAGCACATGGCTGCCCTTGAAGGCTTAGAAAAAGAACAGCACCCGCAGAACCAATCGGTGCGGGTGCAGCAAAAACGAGGCTAA
- a CDS encoding TetR family transcriptional regulator, whose translation MSTEIHMNATMECTDPAPSHREAKRIRTHRAIEDTATALVLERGFQDVTVDDICKPVGISRRTFFNYFNSKEEAVLGSGHRELSQEEVEQFCQQEHPNLPAATLSLLVSLILDPTRDALFSAETEARRKAICEEEPAFIRHQISRFHDAREAVSAAVIRYYERYPQARKTQESLEDEAYALTGVVFSAVMSAMHSGKHTGNLTPAHLRATSATMLKATIDLLQT comes from the coding sequence ATGTCCACAGAAATCCACATGAACGCCACAATGGAGTGCACGGATCCTGCACCTTCACACCGTGAAGCCAAGCGCATCCGCACGCACCGCGCGATCGAAGACACCGCAACAGCCTTGGTGCTCGAACGCGGCTTTCAAGATGTCACCGTGGACGATATTTGCAAACCAGTTGGCATTTCACGCCGAACATTTTTTAATTACTTCAACTCCAAAGAAGAAGCCGTGCTTGGCAGCGGACACCGCGAACTCAGCCAGGAAGAAGTAGAGCAGTTCTGCCAGCAAGAACACCCAAACTTGCCCGCAGCAACCCTAAGCTTGCTCGTTTCTTTGATCCTGGATCCCACGCGCGACGCCCTGTTTAGCGCTGAGACTGAGGCAAGAAGAAAAGCCATCTGCGAGGAAGAACCAGCGTTTATTCGCCATCAAATTTCTCGCTTCCACGATGCAAGAGAAGCAGTAAGCGCCGCAGTCATTCGCTATTACGAGCGCTATCCCCAAGCCAGAAAAACACAGGAATCGCTAGAAGACGAAGCCTATGCACTCACCGGCGTGGTGTTTTCGGCCGTGATGTCTGCCATGCACTCAGGCAAGCACACCGGCAATCTCACACCGGCGCACCTTCGTGCCACGAGCGCCACCATGCTCAAGGCCACCATCGACCTGTTGCAGACATAG